The genomic DNA GATCACAAGACAGTAAATAACTGAGTACATTTGTGAGCAGGTGTGCAGTAGTTCACTACTGCTGTAAGATGCAAAGACGACCTACAGGGGGCCACGTTCAccaagggaggagaggacaatGGGGAAATGCTTTCAAAACGCAACTGGAAAATATTTATACTGTGTATTTACAAAATGTCCTCTGAAAgctaaaaaaaatcacaaccaAACTTCTAAGACAGAACGAAAATCACCTCATTACACTGGTtgaaacatcaacatcaacaatgtCATTATTATTTTCAATTTTATCCATCTAAATATCATTGTGATCAATGTCCAAATGTCCATTCACAGTTCTATGCTGTTCAGTTAAAGGCAAAAGCGTACATGTGTATTACTATctaaatctgggaaacccggccaataacaGTTTCTACTGCTTCTCCCACTACTAATCATAACACAAGGTAATAAACAAATGATAGGACATCAATTGCAATCCTACTTTCACAAAATAAAACAGTCTACAGACAATATTTTTTGCTTGTTACTTGCCAAGATGTGTGGTATTATACCACTAAATCAGACTGTGAATGTGGATCTCCAGCTAAAGCCACTGTGATCATAGTTAATGTCTAAAATCTGTGGCTGTCCAAGCGATCGGGTGCGGTAGTGTCCTACGGTCCTACTGatgtacagaaatgaaataCTACAGATTGGTCCAGTGAGCCATTCGACTTCTCCAGAAACCTGTGAAACAGACAGCATGTGATgagatcaaaaaaaaaaatctgaaacaaGGTCTGTGCTGAGATCTGAGATGTTTTGTGGGTTGCTTGTGTAGGCTGTTTTCACCGGACGTTCATTAAATAAGGCGTGTCATGAAAGTGCTTGCAGCGTTGCTGGGACACTTACATTAGCTCTCAGGAGGTGGAACACAAGAGTTCCGGCGTGAGCGGCACATGTTTTTCTGCAAGAGAACACAAAGACAGGCTCCAGTCAGACATCCCCTCCACCTCAACCTACCGCAGGTACATGTGTAGAGTAGCCTGTGAGGCCCAGTGTGGGGTGAGTCACGATACCTTTTCGCGAAGGCGGTGATGGAGGGCTGCGTCTGACAACCAGGGGTGCTTGAGAGCTTGTGCAGCACCTATCCGCCAACTGGACACACATGACAGAAACATTATGTAGTGCTAAGTTTAGCACATAGCAgtacttacaactagtcttgccAATCCTAGCACTTACCACCTGACTAGAACTTACACTTAACTTAAGTTAAGAAACAacactcactgatgcactttTTCTTATCGTACGCTATCTTTTTAAATTGCCCTAGAATTGTTGAGAGAACtgttttaaaaagcttaaactgtTTACCAAGTTGTtagttgctttggttaaaaaggcGTCAGCCCAATGTAATGTGATATAATGAATGTAATTTAACTTACAGAGTTAACCtgcagatgtagagagaggtgCAGACAAGAGAGACAACGAGAGAGCGATGAGGTACTGTACCTTTTGTTGACAAGAAGGAGTTTGGAGATGAAGTCCTTGGCCTCATCCGATATGCCAATGAACTCGGCTTCCTCGAAGTTCCACTGGCACTGAAGAATGTTGTTAAGAGTCTCGCTGTCATCGTCTCCAAGGAAGGGGGACAGACCGCTGAGACTACAGGAAACCAAGCCAAGTACGTTTGTGAGTTTCTGTCTACTAATGTGTCTACAGTTACCGCAACACAATTGTGCGAATACGCTTGTATGTCTCTATTGTAAGCATTTGTCGAGGCACTTACAGCATGTAAGTGATGACTCCCAAGCtccacatgtctgtgttgaacGAGACGTAGTCGAAGTTGATCACTTCGGGGGCCAAGAATTCAGGGGTACCAAAACTCACCTTTAACTTCTCTCTGGGGTTATATCTGCGAGGGTTACATCACCAACAGAACAAAATCAATGAGATGAAGAATGAAGCATTCAGTGTGCATGCATTGTATGAAGAACTCCCAACCCTGACAAAAAAACCAAATAAAAAATACTTCAATACGTACTTCCTAGCAAGCCCAAAGTCAATGATCTTGATTTTGTTTGTGACTCGGCTTACACAGAGAATGTTCTCAGGCTGAGAAGGCAAACAAGCACAAAGAGAACCCATTTGAACTCAAACTGATTTGATCCTGCGTAGCATTACAAAACACACTTCATAGGAGTAAAAAAGGAGGACAACAACAAGCCACATAATAATATCCATCCCAAAGTGTTTGCCAATTatttggacatactgtacagttgcatgttcatgGCAGCAAAGCCTACCTTCAGATCCAGATGGAGGAAATACATTTTGTGCATGTGGCGTAGTCCTTCACAGATCTGCCTGATGAACATTACTGTATCAAGCTCTGTCAGAGTGTAGTTCTCATCAATGACCCTGTCAAAGAGCTCCCCACCATCTATGCTGttggcacacacaaatacatattttgCTTCAAAAATCCATTAACTGATATTATATAGTATGAATGTTTATTAATAGATAACATTCTATTATCACAGTTTATATAAAAAATCGCTGTGCATCTAATTATTAGGACAATTGTATTTCTTACACAGCATCATAGCAATAGAGGTCATTCAGGACTCCATGCTGTCCATATGGTCAACTGCCTGTATAACTCAGTCCGATGGAGACTACCATGAAACCATACAGACTAATACATTCACAAGATATATTTACTTACAATTCTAGGACCAAGATTATATCCATCCTGGATTCAAACGCAGCATATAACTGGATGAGATTGGCATGATCCAGCTGATTCATGACATGAATCTCATTCTTCACAATCTCCTACAaaattgcacacatacacacaccactatcaGCTTACACCGGCAAGCATTTTATCTACCATCCAACAAGACACAACATGGCTGTTTTATTTGTTCACCATTTTGAGTGTGTACAGCCAACCAGAGGTTATTTGGTGACATATTACCTTTTCTTTTGGAGTTCTGGCTTTGATGATCTTGGCTGCTAGAGTGAGTCCAGAAGAATTTTCTACGCATTTGTGCACCTGACCAAAACGacctctggaaaaaaataaaaaaataaatacattagatACAGCCCAGAATGTGGGATATGAATTAGTCTAATGTTGTGCTATTGTCCAAATCTATAAAGAAATGCACTCTTTTTATATTCTCAATCCCCTCCTGTAACAAAAACCTCTCCTATGACTGGGGCAGGTCCCTTTAGAGCAACCAGCTCACCTCTGAGAGTCATCTCTCCTGACATTATGACAAATGACAGAATCTTATAAATCCTCGTTAACACACAGTGACATCAAGTCCATACCTATTGCATAAATAACTAATTGATCTTGTTTAGGGCATCATTGGTAAAAACCCCTCCCTTCTGTCTCAGCTGTAAAGACCAAATGCCTCGCCACCCTATTTTAATTAACAACAAGTAGAGGCGTCTCTTTGAAGCAATGGATTAACACCTAGTGATTAGCTTCCAGCTGGCAAGAGGGTAGAGTTACACATATTCTAAAAGCTTGAAGTAAAAATAACCACCTGACTCTGGAGCTATGAGTCGAGTGAGGGGAGACTTGTTCCAGGAGggggggtggcggtgggggggCCTTATGCAATTAGTCTTTGGGGAGGATTAAAGAGCAGTCGGTCTTCTCTCACAATGTCGCGCAAAACATTCTGTTCCGTGAGTACGCttccaggaagagagagaaaaagacaagcAAAGAGACACTCACCCTCCAATAATTTCTTGTCTGTTGATGGTATAGAAGCTGTTGATCTGGCTAGGCTTTGCAGCCACAATCCGGTGACCAAACGGAGCAGGTGGCGGCGGGCTGCTGTCTGTAGGTTAGCACCGCGAGAGTAGCAGCGGATATCATGTTTgcagaggaagagcgagagagagaaagagagcaagaaatagagacacagagagaggtagagagagagagagagagagagcgccggaGATCAGTTGAGGCAACTAAAAGGCAATTTACAGTGTCACAATCCGCGTAATGAATTTAGAGGCTGGCTCATTCTGACACACTGGTGTACATGTGAGATGAGATGAACAGCATGACAAAAGCACTGGCTGTTCCTTTCAGGGATGTTACCTAATAGCCCATGAGAACAATAATCCTTTGCTGttttaagaaaaaaacatactcacacacacaggtccagaCTCATTCACTTACATCTGATTGGTATTGACTATGTGAGTGAAATGAGCCACAATAACTTACCAAAAAAGTATTGCTCCCCCTCAGTgtcttcttcctctttgtcGTCAGCGACTTTTGGCTTCTGCTTGTTGAAGTCCAACTCGAGCTCCACTCCGTCTGCTGTTTTGAAGAAGCCGCGcagatcctcctcctcctgcttagccttctctccctcctgtccATCCTCGACTCGGCTCTTCTTGTGGTCCTCTGCCCCCTGGTCCTCCTCTGTGACTCTGCGCTTGGTGCTGGTGTTCACTTCGTCGGCCTGCTCCGCGTCCACCTCCTCAGCGCTGAGAGCATTTAGGAATACAATGGACAGGGCATGAAAGAAGAACGAAACAAAAAAATGCGCGCAAACAAAGAGAGCGGGCAGGACATCTTAGTCCAGCACAGGATATGGCCACTTGACATGGTGTTGTGAGCTGTTGATTAGGACCCTAGTGGTGTCTAGTTAAGTCACTGTTTCATGTTTTAGTTTTGAACTGAAATTTAGGAAGACATTTACCTCAGCGAAGTGACAGGCTCAGCCGGAGCGGCCCCGCTGTCAGTCTGAGGAGACGCCGGCCTCGCGGGCTCCTCAGGCTCTAGAGTGCGTTCGCTGGGAGCTTCTACCTCCTGCACCTTCTCCACCGTCAGCTCCTCCTTGACTTTCAGCTCGACTTCGGGTGCCTCCacgctcttctcctcctccctgaccTCCTCCTTTGCAGCCACTGggatctcctcctccatcttctcctcctcctttgccTCTTTCACCTCCTGGGCCACAACCTCTGcctccttctgctcctcctctggcgctctctcctgctcagtCTCGGGTGGCTTAGGCACCTCCAGGATGAAGTCCACTGCGCTCGGCGTCACGGGCGACTCTTGTGGCTTGTCCACCATGGTTCCGCCGGCCTCCAGGTCCAAGCATGCCTGGACCAGCAGCACACTTGAGCGCTCTGCATTATCTCTATTCAGTTTCTGCACCTCCTCAAGCAGCAGGGCCTGCTTCTTCACAGAGATGGTGTCTACCAGAGGAACGTGAGTAAACACAAGCAGTCTTTAAGACTACACACGCATGTACAAGCACCAATATATTCTCATACATCTATTGTCATTTAGCATAATTTGACATCAGAATTGTCCTTATTATTCTGAATTACACAGGTACTGGTAAAAGACATTTGTTTTCAGTATTTGGCAAAAGTGGTCTCCCCCTGATATTGAGGGTCTTGAAGCCATCCTGACTCATGTGTCtttcaaaactgtttcaaaactGTTACGAGAcaaacttttcagtctctcGGGCTTCACCTTGGGCCTCggaaggcttcttcttcttctgggcTTTCAGGTCCTTAATGCTCAAACGAGATTTCTCTTTCCCATCTTTGCCTTTATGATCTCTCAACTTCATCATCAGCAAACACAGGGGAAGAGGAAAAATATTTGATTAATCAATATGATCTAGATGTACACTGTATGCTTGAGCTGGGTGATATGACtttaaatcaatatttcaatatttcatAGTTACATCAGTAATGACTAAGTAGCTAACCCATCCCCAACAATAAAGGTTAAAATGTACATATTCTGggacacaatctctctctctcccctatatttatatatacatacagtatcttaaTAATATGCCTCCATCCACTTACATCACACAATACATTGAAGAGTTGTGGGCATGGCGATTGATCATATATCGGTCACAAACTGTAACTGAATCTGTAATGTGACATCTGATTCTTTCTGATAATCTGTTTCTATTTTCAATATAACTGGGAAGGTCAGAGGCAAGTCGACTGAAATCACAAATGCTTGCTATTGCTTTTAAAGGCGTAGTCAGCGATCATGCGCAATTTCAAACCcatatatatgtttttattacATTCAGCAAACATCTCCTTACGATTTGCTAGCTGCCCATCTCGAGAGTACACGGTAGGggcagcctgtcccccaaacaaaaacaaaacactgtgtGATGTTTCTCTGGAAACACTGAAGGGAGGGGTGTGCTACCCACCACTCTTGATTAAAATAATATACTGTACGTTGTTTTCTGCTAAGAAATCTAAatttaaacataaacataaagaaACACAACGTCATACACAATCACTGACAGCGCCTTTAAAGTGCTAGAACAATATGTACTGTCCATTTTTCAGAGGTAAAATGAAGATATCAGAGACAATTATTGTGAGCAATCATACATTTTCTGAACACATCTGTCCATCGCCCAGCCCAAATTAGCATATAAAGTACAGTAGTAATAAACCTACAAAGTCTCCATTTTTGCGAGAATGCAAATGTTTTGGTCCGTGGAGCCTAGACTTGGGAGTCGACAAGATGCTCACTTCCCATGCTGGGCTTGGGTCTTGGGTTTCTTTAGTGGCTTTAGTAGAGGTATGTTTCTgttaaaaacacaaaatatgGCCATATGTGacagacaaacatgcacatggGATGGATGTGTTACATGATCACAGTTAGAATTTAAAGTGTTTATTCACAGTTAAGAGTTTAAAGTGTTTATTCACACAC from Sardina pilchardus chromosome 2, fSarPil1.1, whole genome shotgun sequence includes the following:
- the mylk4a gene encoding myosin light chain kinase 2, skeletal/cardiac muscle isoform X1, yielding MSATEADTGIDFIQTRIESLSSKMDHLISIQEKVLNRLDGMSQDIDGIERDVETLKVDKEEIHVPPPPRVPAVKELCQEMSSIMSVVSQRSEQQAQKLEGMEKLVLSIQQVISVIGETVKNSKIMELICKKPAARKNKVVSTPMPRSKESKSKAAGATKKPDKKHTSTKATKETQDPSPAWEVSILSTPKSRLHGPKHLHSRKNGDFLRDHKGKDGKEKSRLSIKDLKAQKKKKPSEAQDTISVKKQALLLEEVQKLNRDNAERSSVLLVQACLDLEAGGTMVDKPQESPVTPSAVDFILEVPKPPETEQERAPEEEQKEAEVVAQEVKEAKEEEKMEEEIPVAAKEEVREEEKSVEAPEVELKVKEELTVEKVQEVEAPSERTLEPEEPARPASPQTDSGAAPAEPVTSLSAEEVDAEQADEVNTSTKRRVTEEDQGAEDHKKSRVEDGQEGEKAKQEEEDLRGFFKTADGVELELDFNKQKPKVADDKEEEDTEGEQYFFDSSPPPPAPFGHRIVAAKPSQINSFYTINRQEIIGGGRFGQVHKCVENSSGLTLAAKIIKARTPKEKEIVKNEIHVMNQLDHANLIQLYAAFESRMDIILVLEFIDGGELFDRVIDENYTLTELDTVMFIRQICEGLRHMHKMYFLHLDLKPENILCVSRVTNKIKIIDFGLARKYNPREKLKVSFGTPEFLAPEVINFDYVSFNTDMWSLGVITYMLLSGLSPFLGDDDSETLNNILQCQWNFEEAEFIGISDEAKDFISKLLLVNKSWRIGAAQALKHPWLSDAALHHRLREKKNMCRSRRNSCVPPPES
- the mylk4a gene encoding myosin light chain kinase 2, skeletal/cardiac muscle isoform X3 encodes the protein MGGKEKMTLSMPQVAKYQGSEKQQRKCRSPGDMSPPKKVARADGKLTFFHYLERVGTMRCFWELKHIELEGLGDFEEKHTSTKATKETQDPSPAWEVSILSTPKSRLHGPKHLHSRKNGDFLRDHKGKDGKEKSRLSIKDLKAQKKKKPSEAQDTISVKKQALLLEEVQKLNRDNAERSSVLLVQACLDLEAGGTMVDKPQESPVTPSAVDFILEVPKPPETEQERAPEEEQKEAEVVAQEVKEAKEEEKMEEEIPVAAKEEVREEEKSVEAPEVELKVKEELTVEKVQEVEAPSERTLEPEEPARPASPQTDSGAAPAEPVTSLSAEEVDAEQADEVNTSTKRRVTEEDQGAEDHKKSRVEDGQEGEKAKQEEEDLRGFFKTADGVELELDFNKQKPKVADDKEEEDTEGEQYFFDSSPPPPAPFGHRIVAAKPSQINSFYTINRQEIIGGGRFGQVHKCVENSSGLTLAAKIIKARTPKEKEIVKNEIHVMNQLDHANLIQLYAAFESRMDIILVLEFIDGGELFDRVIDENYTLTELDTVMFIRQICEGLRHMHKMYFLHLDLKPENILCVSRVTNKIKIIDFGLARKYNPREKLKVSFGTPEFLAPEVINFDYVSFNTDMWSLGVITYMLLSGLSPFLGDDDSETLNNILQCQWNFEEAEFIGISDEAKDFISKLLLVNKSWRIGAAQALKHPWLSDAALHHRLREKKNMCRSRRNSCVPPPES
- the mylk4a gene encoding myosin light chain kinase 2, skeletal/cardiac muscle isoform X4, encoding MESFFKGRDIWIVSSVCLVASFLWSRLWDLLSYRRKGRGSSSAEAKLRDHKGKDGKEKSRLSIKDLKAQKKKKPSEAQDTISVKKQALLLEEVQKLNRDNAERSSVLLVQACLDLEAGGTMVDKPQESPVTPSAVDFILEVPKPPETEQERAPEEEQKEAEVVAQEVKEAKEEEKMEEEIPVAAKEEVREEEKSVEAPEVELKVKEELTVEKVQEVEAPSERTLEPEEPARPASPQTDSGAAPAEPVTSLSAEEVDAEQADEVNTSTKRRVTEEDQGAEDHKKSRVEDGQEGEKAKQEEEDLRGFFKTADGVELELDFNKQKPKVADDKEEEDTEGEQYFFDSSPPPPAPFGHRIVAAKPSQINSFYTINRQEIIGGGRFGQVHKCVENSSGLTLAAKIIKARTPKEKEIVKNEIHVMNQLDHANLIQLYAAFESRMDIILVLEFIDGGELFDRVIDENYTLTELDTVMFIRQICEGLRHMHKMYFLHLDLKPENILCVSRVTNKIKIIDFGLARKYNPREKLKVSFGTPEFLAPEVINFDYVSFNTDMWSLGVITYMLLSGLSPFLGDDDSETLNNILQCQWNFEEAEFIGISDEAKDFISKLLLVNKSWRIGAAQALKHPWLSDAALHHRLREKKNMCRSRRNSCVPPPES
- the mylk4a gene encoding myosin light chain kinase 2, skeletal/cardiac muscle isoform X2, which encodes MSATEADTGIDFIQTRIESLSSKMDHLISIQEKVLNRLDGMSQDIDGIERDVETLKVDKEEIHVPPPPRVPAVKELCQEMSSIMSVVSQRSEQQAQKLEGMEKLVLSIQQVISVIGETVKNSKIMELICKKPAARKNKVVSTPMPRSKESKSKAAGATKKPDKLRDHKGKDGKEKSRLSIKDLKAQKKKKPSEAQDTISVKKQALLLEEVQKLNRDNAERSSVLLVQACLDLEAGGTMVDKPQESPVTPSAVDFILEVPKPPETEQERAPEEEQKEAEVVAQEVKEAKEEEKMEEEIPVAAKEEVREEEKSVEAPEVELKVKEELTVEKVQEVEAPSERTLEPEEPARPASPQTDSGAAPAEPVTSLSAEEVDAEQADEVNTSTKRRVTEEDQGAEDHKKSRVEDGQEGEKAKQEEEDLRGFFKTADGVELELDFNKQKPKVADDKEEEDTEGEQYFFDSSPPPPAPFGHRIVAAKPSQINSFYTINRQEIIGGGRFGQVHKCVENSSGLTLAAKIIKARTPKEKEIVKNEIHVMNQLDHANLIQLYAAFESRMDIILVLEFIDGGELFDRVIDENYTLTELDTVMFIRQICEGLRHMHKMYFLHLDLKPENILCVSRVTNKIKIIDFGLARKYNPREKLKVSFGTPEFLAPEVINFDYVSFNTDMWSLGVITYMLLSGLSPFLGDDDSETLNNILQCQWNFEEAEFIGISDEAKDFISKLLLVNKSWRIGAAQALKHPWLSDAALHHRLREKKNMCRSRRNSCVPPPES